In one Azospirillum sp. TSH100 genomic region, the following are encoded:
- a CDS encoding Gfo/Idh/MocA family protein: MTGSRRRIGVIGLGMASAPHAQSLIDLAGRVEVAGCFSPSAARRAAFAARHGLPVVDRLESLLEDPSLSAVLLLTPPDSHAALVARCAAAGKHVLLEKPLDATPEGARAVVSAMEKAGLTLGVVLQHRFRASVERLAALMRDGTLGRPLTAAVSVRWWRDNAYYAQPGRGMKARDGGGVLLTQAIHTLDAFVGLVGLPDRVAGFAATSALRKSDPAVGMDTEDMVAVALSYGNGMLATVNATTAVYPGYPERIEIAGTGGSAVLAGDRLEVQLVNGEHIVAGEDGATLGGGADPMAFSHQHHRAVLSDFLDALDEGRRPRVDGREALKVHRLIEAMLEASGSGGSVEVAAP, translated from the coding sequence ATGACCGGTTCCCGCCGCCGCATCGGCGTCATCGGCCTCGGCATGGCATCGGCGCCCCATGCGCAGAGCCTGATCGATCTGGCCGGCCGGGTGGAGGTGGCGGGCTGCTTCAGCCCGTCGGCCGCGCGCCGCGCCGCCTTCGCCGCCCGCCATGGCCTGCCGGTGGTCGACCGGCTGGAAAGCCTGCTGGAGGATCCGTCCCTGTCGGCCGTCCTGCTGCTGACGCCGCCCGACAGCCATGCCGCCTTGGTGGCGCGCTGTGCCGCCGCCGGCAAGCATGTGCTGCTGGAGAAGCCGCTGGACGCCACGCCGGAGGGCGCACGGGCGGTGGTCTCCGCGATGGAGAAGGCCGGGCTGACGCTGGGTGTGGTGTTGCAGCACCGTTTCCGCGCCTCGGTCGAACGGCTGGCGGCGCTGATGCGCGACGGCACGCTGGGCCGGCCGCTGACCGCCGCGGTGTCGGTGCGCTGGTGGCGCGACAATGCCTATTACGCCCAGCCCGGCCGCGGCATGAAGGCGCGCGACGGCGGCGGCGTGTTGCTCACCCAGGCGATCCACACGCTGGACGCCTTTGTCGGCCTCGTTGGCCTGCCGGATCGGGTTGCCGGCTTCGCCGCCACCAGCGCCCTGCGCAAGTCGGACCCGGCTGTGGGCATGGACACGGAGGATATGGTCGCCGTCGCCCTCAGCTATGGCAACGGCATGCTGGCGACCGTGAACGCCACCACCGCCGTCTATCCGGGATATCCCGAGCGGATCGAGATCGCCGGAACCGGCGGCTCCGCCGTGCTGGCCGGCGACCGGCTGGAGGTGCAGCTGGTCAATGGCGAGCACATCGTTGCCGGCGAGGACGGCGCCACGCTGGGCGGCGGGGCCGACCCGATGGCCTTCTCCCACCAGCATCACCGCGCGGTGCTGTCCGATTTCCTCGACGCGCTGGACGAAGGACGCCGGCCGCGGGTGGACGGGCGCGAGGCGCTGAAGGTGCACCGGCTGATCGAAGCGATGCTGGAAGCATCGGGCAGCGGCGGAAGCGTGGAGGTGGCGGCGCCCTGA
- a CDS encoding GntR family transcriptional regulator, with translation MPSGNPPAKTGSIAAPPSSTPPSLPAKTAALLSRPPARRDMRRGPTAADAIHRDLRAEIVSLKRKPGEPIAEKQIAEAYGVSRTPVREAVLRLADEGLIEIFPQSGTFVARIPLGALPEAGVIRKVLERATVRFAAERASRSQIAALRACLEHQREVDAVGDADGFHQADEAFHAQITEMAGYPGFWAIIQQAKVQLDRCRRLTLPVPGRMRTVIAEHEAIVEAIAGHDPDQAEQSLVRHLDNLQITVDDVRNAAPLYFSGSLTADIAADVASLDGALR, from the coding sequence ATGCCATCGGGCAACCCGCCGGCCAAAACCGGTTCCATCGCGGCACCCCCATCATCGACGCCGCCAAGTCTCCCGGCAAAGACCGCCGCGCTGCTGAGCCGCCCGCCGGCGCGCCGGGACATGCGGCGCGGTCCGACCGCGGCCGACGCCATCCACCGCGACCTGCGGGCGGAGATCGTGTCGCTGAAACGCAAGCCGGGCGAGCCGATCGCCGAAAAGCAGATCGCCGAGGCCTATGGCGTCAGCCGCACCCCGGTGCGCGAGGCGGTGCTGCGGCTGGCCGACGAGGGGCTGATCGAGATCTTCCCGCAATCCGGCACCTTCGTCGCCCGCATTCCGCTGGGCGCCCTGCCGGAAGCCGGCGTGATCCGCAAGGTGCTGGAGCGGGCGACCGTGCGCTTCGCCGCCGAACGGGCCAGCCGCAGCCAGATCGCCGCACTGCGCGCCTGCCTGGAACATCAGCGCGAGGTCGATGCGGTGGGCGATGCCGACGGCTTCCATCAGGCGGACGAGGCCTTCCACGCCCAGATCACCGAGATGGCGGGATATCCCGGCTTCTGGGCGATCATCCAGCAGGCCAAGGTCCAGCTCGACCGTTGCCGCCGCCTGACCCTGCCGGTCCCCGGCCGCATGCGCACGGTCATCGCCGAGCATGAGGCCATCGTTGAGGCGATCGCCGGCCATGACCCCGATCAGGCCGAACAGAGTCTGGTGCGCCATCTCGACAATTTGCAGATCACGGTGGACGACGTGCGCAACGCGGCACCGCTCTATTTCTCGGGCAGCCTGACCGCCGATATCGCTGCCGACGTGGCCTCCCTGGACGGAGCGCTTCGATGA
- a CDS encoding NADPH-dependent 2,4-dienoyl-CoA reductase codes for MPGSQPYPHLLAPLDLGFTVLKNRVLMGSMHTGLEDRRRHFPRLAAYFAERARGGVGLMVTGGFSPNVEGWLSPFGSTLARHGAARAHRVITDAVHAEDGRIALQILHAGRYAYSPLSVAPSRIKSPITPFTPRALTARGVERQIRAYVRCAELAREAGYDGVEVMGSEGYLINQFLVTHTNRRTDKWGGSYENRMRFPVEIVSRMREAVGRDFIIIYRLSMLDLIPDGSTWEEVVQLAQAIERAGATIINTGIGWHEARVPTIATSVPRANFAWVTGKLKDAVSIPLCTTNRINTPEVGDAVIGEGLADMVSMARPFLADPDFVAKAAAGRAAAINSCIACNQACLDHIFSGKTASCLVNPRACHETELVITPARQRKRVAVVGAGPAGLACATTAAERGHEVHLFDAADEIGGQFNMAKRIPGKEEFHETLRYFRHRLAETGVALHLGRRVGADDLTGAGYDAVVLATGVVPRDPKIPGQDHPKVLTYIDVLRGAKPVGRRVAVVGAGGIGFDVSEFLVHEGTSPSQDPALWRAEWGVADPAAARGGVAGIRPHLTPPAREVVLLQRKASKPGAGLGKTTGWIHRAQLKMKNIQALSGVNYERIDDEGLTISFGEKRERVQTLAVDSIVLCTGQEPLRDLYAPLEAAGIAVHLIGGADVAAELDAKRAIAQGTKLAAGL; via the coding sequence ATGCCCGGCTCCCAGCCCTACCCGCATCTGCTGGCCCCGCTCGACCTCGGCTTCACGGTGCTGAAGAACCGGGTGCTGATGGGGTCGATGCACACCGGGCTGGAGGACCGGCGCCGCCACTTCCCGCGGCTGGCCGCCTATTTCGCCGAGCGGGCGCGCGGCGGGGTCGGGCTGATGGTGACCGGCGGCTTCTCGCCGAATGTGGAGGGCTGGCTGTCGCCCTTCGGCTCCACCCTGGCGCGGCATGGGGCGGCGCGGGCGCATCGGGTCATCACCGACGCGGTGCATGCCGAAGACGGCAGGATCGCGCTGCAGATCCTGCATGCCGGGCGCTATGCCTACAGCCCGCTGTCGGTGGCGCCGTCGCGCATCAAGTCGCCGATCACCCCCTTCACCCCGCGCGCCCTGACCGCGCGGGGGGTGGAGCGCCAGATCCGCGCCTATGTCCGCTGCGCCGAGCTGGCGCGCGAGGCCGGCTATGACGGGGTCGAGGTGATGGGGTCGGAAGGCTACCTGATCAACCAGTTCCTGGTCACCCACACCAACCGGCGCACCGACAAATGGGGCGGCTCCTACGAGAACCGCATGCGCTTTCCGGTGGAGATCGTGTCGCGCATGCGCGAGGCGGTCGGGCGCGACTTCATCATCATCTACCGCCTGTCGATGCTGGACCTGATCCCCGACGGCAGCACATGGGAGGAGGTGGTGCAGCTGGCCCAGGCCATCGAGCGGGCGGGGGCCACCATCATCAACACCGGCATCGGCTGGCACGAGGCGCGGGTGCCGACCATCGCCACCAGCGTGCCGCGCGCCAATTTCGCCTGGGTGACGGGCAAGCTGAAGGACGCGGTGTCGATTCCGCTCTGTACCACCAACCGCATCAACACGCCGGAGGTCGGCGACGCGGTGATCGGAGAGGGGCTGGCCGACATGGTGTCGATGGCGCGGCCCTTCCTGGCCGACCCGGATTTCGTCGCCAAGGCGGCGGCGGGCCGGGCGGCGGCGATCAACAGCTGCATCGCCTGCAACCAGGCCTGCCTGGACCATATCTTCTCCGGCAAGACGGCGAGCTGCCTGGTCAACCCGCGCGCCTGCCACGAGACGGAACTGGTGATTACCCCGGCCAGACAGCGCAAGCGCGTCGCCGTGGTCGGCGCCGGGCCGGCCGGGCTTGCCTGCGCCACGACGGCGGCGGAGCGCGGGCACGAGGTTCACCTGTTCGACGCGGCGGATGAGATCGGCGGCCAGTTCAACATGGCGAAGCGGATCCCCGGCAAGGAGGAGTTCCACGAGACGCTGCGCTATTTCCGTCACCGGCTGGCGGAAACCGGGGTGGCGCTGCATCTGGGACGGCGGGTGGGCGCCGATGACCTGACCGGGGCCGGCTATGACGCGGTGGTGCTGGCGACCGGGGTGGTGCCGCGCGACCCGAAGATCCCAGGCCAGGATCATCCCAAGGTGCTGACCTACATCGATGTGCTGCGCGGCGCCAAGCCGGTCGGCCGCCGCGTCGCCGTGGTGGGGGCCGGCGGCATCGGCTTCGACGTCAGCGAATTTCTGGTGCATGAGGGGACGTCGCCCAGCCAGGATCCAGCGCTGTGGCGGGCGGAATGGGGGGTGGCCGATCCGGCCGCGGCGCGTGGCGGCGTCGCCGGCATCCGCCCGCATTTGACGCCGCCGGCCCGTGAGGTCGTGCTGCTCCAGCGCAAGGCGAGCAAGCCCGGCGCCGGCCTGGGCAAGACCACCGGCTGGATCCACCGGGCGCAGCTGAAGATGAAGAACATCCAGGCGCTGTCCGGCGTGAATTACGAGCGCATCGACGACGAGGGGCTGACCATCAGCTTCGGCGAGAAGCGCGAGCGGGTGCAGACGCTGGCGGTGGACAGCATCGTGCTGTGCACCGGCCAGGAGCCGTTGCGCGATCTTTACGCCCCGCTGGAGGCCGCGGGCATCGCCGTCCACCTGATCGGCGGCGCCGACGTCGCGGCCGAACTGGACGCCAAGCGCGCCATCGCCCAGGGAACGAAGCTGGCGGCGGGACTCTAG
- the hyi gene encoding hydroxypyruvate isomerase, whose translation MVQFAANLTMLYNEHPFLDRFAAAADAGFRGVEYLFPYDFAADALAEKLRRHGLTQVLHNLPAGNWGGGERGIAILPERVQEFRDGVARAIDYAGTLGCKQVNCLVGILPQGADAATAESTLTANLAYAADALAGAGIKLLIEPINTRDIPGFYLNRTRQALDLIAKIGSNNLYVQYDIYHMQIMEGDLARTIEANLARIAHVQLADNPGRFEPGTGEINYPFLFKHLDAIGYSGWVGCEYKPKTTTDEGLGWFAPYRTEPAHA comes from the coding sequence ATGGTGCAATTCGCCGCCAATCTGACGATGCTCTACAACGAGCATCCCTTCCTCGATCGATTCGCCGCGGCGGCCGATGCCGGCTTCCGTGGGGTCGAATACCTGTTCCCCTATGATTTCGCCGCCGACGCGCTGGCCGAGAAGCTGCGCCGGCATGGGCTGACCCAGGTCCTGCACAATCTGCCTGCCGGCAACTGGGGCGGCGGCGAGCGCGGCATCGCCATCCTGCCCGAGCGCGTGCAGGAGTTCCGCGACGGCGTCGCCCGCGCCATCGACTATGCCGGCACGCTGGGCTGCAAGCAGGTCAACTGCCTCGTCGGCATCCTGCCGCAAGGGGCCGACGCCGCCACGGCGGAGAGCACCCTGACCGCCAACCTCGCCTATGCCGCCGACGCGCTGGCCGGCGCCGGCATCAAGCTGCTGATCGAGCCGATCAACACCCGCGACATCCCCGGCTTCTACCTGAACCGCACCCGCCAAGCGCTGGACCTGATCGCCAAGATCGGTTCCAACAATCTGTACGTGCAGTACGACATCTACCACATGCAGATCATGGAAGGCGATCTGGCCCGCACGATCGAGGCCAACCTCGCCCGCATCGCCCATGTCCAGCTGGCCGACAATCCCGGCCGCTTCGAACCGGGCACCGGCGAGATCAACTATCCCTTCCTGTTCAAGCATCTGGACGCCATCGGCTACAGCGGCTGGGTCGGCTGCGAATACAAGCCGAAGACGACGACGGACGAGGGGCTCGGCTGGTTCGCCCCCTACAGGACCGAACCGGCGCACGCCTGA
- the glxR gene encoding 2-hydroxy-3-oxopropionate reductase: MKVGFIGLGIMGTPMAGHLLDAGHTLYVHDIKPVPAELTDKGAIPCPSGAEVAAAAEVIITMVPDTPHVGAALFGETGVAAGLSAGKIVVDMSSISPIETKEYAKRINDLGCSYLDAPVSGGEVGAKAASLTIMVGGPQEAFDTVKPLFEKMGKNITLVGGNGDGQTTKVANQIIVALTIEAVAEALLFASKAGADPAKVRQALMGGFASSRILEVHGERMINRNFTPGFRIELHQKDLNLALSGAKALNLSLPHTASCQQLFNACAAQGGAAWDHSGMLRALELLARHEVGSK; this comes from the coding sequence ATGAAGGTCGGTTTCATCGGTCTCGGCATCATGGGCACCCCGATGGCGGGGCATCTGCTGGACGCCGGTCACACGCTCTATGTCCACGACATCAAGCCGGTCCCGGCCGAGCTGACCGACAAGGGCGCCATCCCCTGCCCGAGCGGCGCGGAGGTCGCGGCGGCGGCCGAGGTCATCATCACCATGGTGCCGGACACTCCCCATGTCGGCGCCGCGCTGTTCGGCGAGACGGGTGTCGCCGCCGGCCTGTCGGCGGGCAAGATCGTGGTCGACATGTCCTCGATCTCCCCGATCGAGACCAAGGAATACGCCAAGCGCATCAACGATCTCGGCTGCTCCTACCTCGACGCGCCGGTGTCGGGCGGCGAGGTCGGGGCCAAGGCCGCCTCGCTGACCATCATGGTCGGCGGCCCGCAGGAGGCCTTCGACACGGTCAAGCCGCTGTTCGAGAAGATGGGCAAGAACATCACGCTGGTCGGCGGCAACGGCGACGGCCAGACCACCAAGGTGGCCAACCAGATCATCGTCGCGCTGACCATCGAGGCGGTGGCCGAGGCCCTGCTGTTCGCGTCGAAGGCCGGCGCCGATCCGGCCAAGGTCCGTCAGGCGCTGATGGGCGGCTTCGCCTCGTCGCGCATCCTGGAGGTCCATGGCGAGCGGATGATCAACCGCAACTTCACCCCCGGCTTCCGCATCGAGCTGCACCAGAAGGATCTCAATCTGGCGCTGAGCGGCGCCAAGGCGCTGAACCTGTCGTTGCCGCACACCGCCAGCTGCCAGCAGCTGTTCAACGCCTGCGCCGCGCAGGGCGGGGCGGCCTGGGACCATTCCGGCATGCTCCGCGCGCTGGAACTGCTGGCCAGGCACGAGGTCGGGTCGAAGTAA
- a CDS encoding glycerate kinase, whose protein sequence is MTATAPNAAPTADALLHDLFQAALTAVTAETRLPAALPQPPKGRTVVIGAGKAAAAMAKTVENHWPGPLTGLVVTRYDHDLPTERIEVVQASHPVPDAAGQEAARRIVDMVQGLTADDLVLCLISGGGSALLALPAPGITLEDKRAVAKALLKSGADIGEMNCVRKHLSAVKGGRLAAMAHPARVVSLLVSDVPGDDPSVIASGPTVPDPTSFADARAILAKYGITPPPAVAAFLEAAKDETPKPGDPRLAGAETTIIATPQDALEAAAALARDRGYTPVILGDAIEGESREVAKVHAGIARQAARHGQPAPVPAVILSGGETTVTVRGQGRGGRNVEFLLALAVALDGHPGISAAAFDTDGIDGTEDNAGAILRPDTLKRAEALGLDAKAFLANNDGYSFFKALGDLVVTGPTRTNVNDFRVIVIDRA, encoded by the coding sequence ATGACCGCCACCGCCCCCAATGCCGCCCCGACTGCCGACGCCCTGCTCCACGACCTGTTCCAGGCAGCGCTCACCGCGGTGACCGCCGAGACCCGGCTGCCGGCGGCCCTGCCGCAGCCGCCGAAGGGCCGCACGGTGGTGATCGGCGCCGGCAAGGCGGCGGCGGCGATGGCGAAGACGGTGGAGAACCACTGGCCGGGGCCGCTGACCGGCCTCGTCGTCACCCGCTACGACCATGACCTGCCGACCGAGCGGATCGAGGTGGTGCAGGCCAGCCACCCGGTGCCCGACGCCGCGGGGCAGGAGGCGGCACGGCGGATCGTCGACATGGTGCAGGGGCTGACCGCCGACGACCTCGTGCTCTGCCTGATTTCCGGTGGCGGCTCCGCCCTGCTCGCCCTGCCGGCGCCCGGCATCACGCTGGAGGACAAGCGCGCCGTCGCCAAGGCGCTGCTGAAGAGCGGCGCCGACATCGGCGAGATGAACTGCGTGCGCAAGCATCTGTCGGCGGTGAAGGGCGGCCGGCTGGCCGCCATGGCCCATCCGGCCCGCGTCGTCTCGCTGCTGGTCTCCGACGTGCCGGGCGACGACCCGTCGGTGATCGCCAGCGGCCCGACCGTCCCCGACCCGACCAGCTTCGCCGACGCCCGCGCCATCCTGGCGAAATACGGCATCACCCCGCCGCCCGCAGTGGCCGCCTTCCTGGAGGCCGCCAAGGACGAGACGCCGAAGCCCGGCGACCCGCGTCTGGCCGGCGCCGAGACCACCATCATCGCCACCCCGCAGGACGCGCTGGAGGCGGCGGCGGCGCTGGCCCGCGACCGCGGCTACACCCCCGTCATCCTGGGCGACGCCATCGAGGGCGAATCGCGCGAGGTCGCCAAGGTCCATGCCGGCATCGCCCGGCAGGCCGCCCGCCACGGCCAGCCGGCCCCGGTGCCCGCCGTGATCCTGTCCGGCGGCGAGACCACGGTAACGGTGCGCGGCCAGGGCCGCGGCGGCCGCAACGTCGAATTCCTGCTGGCGCTGGCGGTGGCGCTCGACGGCCATCCCGGCATCTCGGCCGCCGCCTTCGACACCGACGGCATCGACGGCACGGAGGACAATGCCGGCGCCATCCTGCGTCCCGACACGCTGAAACGGGCGGAGGCGCTGGGCCTCGACGCCAAGGCCTTCCTCGCCAACAACGACGGCTACAGCTTCTTCAAGGCGCTGGGCGATCTGGTGGTGACCGGCCCGACGCGGACCAACGTCAACGACTTCCGGGTGATCGTGATCGACCGCGCCTGA
- a CDS encoding cyclic nucleotide-binding domain-containing protein, whose product MMQSASSGPKRHTIDPGIVMMRQGERGDRAWLIESGELEVLLTAADGSTRRLGVVGKGAVVGEMALIDDGERSATVRALTEVACIEVTRDAFRGLLKRSPPLASYLLQSLIAAIRRDYGLPPTERVGNPVDFRSTNSFQKVVDRRMIREGHVFFSPNEPVNAAYLIQSGRVALRAGRGTLGEDIASFGPGSLFGEIYLLTGRLPDVTAVAVSGGICEVIDRHSFEDAVLAMPPILKSLTRIYISQLTKAKAG is encoded by the coding sequence ATGATGCAGTCCGCCTCCTCCGGTCCCAAGCGCCACACCATCGACCCCGGCATCGTGATGATGCGGCAGGGCGAGCGCGGCGACCGGGCGTGGCTGATCGAATCCGGAGAGCTGGAGGTGCTGCTGACCGCCGCGGACGGCAGCACCCGGCGGCTGGGGGTGGTCGGCAAGGGGGCGGTGGTCGGCGAAATGGCGCTGATCGACGACGGCGAGCGCAGCGCCACCGTGCGTGCGCTGACCGAGGTCGCCTGCATCGAGGTGACGCGGGACGCCTTTCGCGGTTTGCTGAAGCGCAGCCCGCCGCTGGCCTCCTACCTGTTGCAGAGCCTGATCGCCGCCATCCGCCGCGATTACGGCCTGCCGCCGACCGAACGGGTCGGCAATCCGGTGGATTTCCGCTCCACCAACTCGTTCCAGAAGGTGGTCGACCGCCGGATGATCCGCGAGGGACATGTCTTCTTCAGCCCCAACGAACCGGTGAACGCCGCCTATCTGATCCAGTCCGGCCGCGTGGCATTGCGCGCCGGCCGCGGCACTCTGGGCGAGGACATCGCCAGCTTCGGGCCGGGCAGCCTGTTCGGCGAGATCTATCTGCTGACCGGCAGGTTGCCTGACGTCACCGCCGTGGCGGTCAGCGGCGGCATCTGCGAGGTGATCGACCGCCACAGCTTCGAGGACGCGGTGTTGGCGATGCCGCCGATCCTGAAATCGCTGACGCGGATCTACATCTCGCAGCTGACCAAGGCGAAGGCGGGGTGA
- a CDS encoding TlpA disulfide reductase family protein: MAGAGLWWSAGAAPNPGAGAPEVVRLGAADAAVPATPVASTGADKLEKFKGAEPKPMPPLSFVDAEGRRIDLADFKDRVILLNLWATWCGPCVKEMPSLDRLQAQLGGDAFQVVALSLDRGGRTAVEPFYKKTGVQNLTVFLDPGSESMKALSLRGLPTTILVDPEGRELGRVEGAVEWDSPEVVAFLRQFLGHGGNRGGGPARDSGGVMKTRG, translated from the coding sequence ATGGCCGGGGCCGGCCTGTGGTGGAGCGCCGGCGCGGCGCCCAACCCTGGAGCCGGCGCGCCGGAGGTGGTGCGGCTGGGCGCGGCGGACGCCGCCGTTCCGGCCACGCCGGTGGCGTCCACCGGTGCCGACAAGCTGGAGAAGTTCAAGGGGGCGGAGCCGAAACCGATGCCGCCGCTGTCCTTCGTCGACGCCGAGGGGCGGCGGATCGATCTGGCCGATTTCAAGGACCGGGTGATCCTGCTGAACCTGTGGGCGACCTGGTGCGGCCCTTGCGTGAAGGAGATGCCGTCGCTCGACCGGCTCCAGGCCCAGCTGGGCGGCGACGCCTTCCAGGTGGTGGCGCTGTCGCTGGACCGCGGCGGGCGGACGGCGGTCGAGCCCTTCTACAAGAAGACGGGCGTGCAGAATCTTACGGTCTTCCTCGATCCGGGATCGGAGTCGATGAAGGCGCTGTCGTTGCGCGGGCTGCCCACCACCATCCTGGTCGATCCGGAGGGGCGCGAGCTTGGCCGGGTCGAAGGGGCGGTGGAGTGGGATTCGCCGGAGGTCGTCGCCTTCCTGCGCCAGTTTCTCGGCCATGGCGGCAATCGGGGCGGGGGACCGGCGCGTGACAGCGGCGGCGTGATGAAGACCCGAGGCTGA
- the argH gene encoding argininosuccinate lyase — translation MSADQTTPNSSAAPTGAPSGSAAPAASQMWGGRFARGPAAIMEKINASIGFDKRLADQDIAGSKAHAAMLAKQGIISQPDADAIIAGLDRVKAEIDAGSFTFKVELEDIHMNVEARLAELIGEPAKRLHTGRSRNDQVATDFKLWVRDAIDRTIAGLTALQAALIDLAEQHTGTVMPGFTHLQAAQPISFAHHLLAYVEMFGRDRSRFRDARCRLNECPLGSAALAGTPYPIDRFMTAEALGFNRPTANSLDAVSDRDFALEYLSAASICAMHLSRFAEEIVIWCSAQFRFIKLSDAFTTGSSIMPQKKNPDAAELVRAKAGRVIGSLNSLLIAMKGLPLAYSKDMQEDKEPVFEADDTLALCIAAMEGMVRDMQPNVPAMREAADRGFLNATDLADWLVRELDMPFREAHHVTGRAVKAAEDRRVGLTDLTLAELQAIEPRITEAVYPALSIEASLNSRTSFGGPAPVRVQEAVKAARERFL, via the coding sequence ATGAGCGCCGATCAGACCACGCCGAACAGCTCCGCCGCCCCGACCGGCGCCCCTAGCGGCTCCGCCGCACCCGCCGCCAGCCAGATGTGGGGCGGGCGATTCGCGCGCGGTCCCGCCGCCATCATGGAGAAGATCAACGCCTCCATCGGCTTCGACAAGCGGCTCGCCGACCAGGATATCGCCGGGTCGAAGGCCCATGCCGCGATGCTGGCCAAGCAGGGCATCATATCCCAGCCCGACGCCGACGCCATCATCGCCGGGCTCGACCGCGTGAAAGCAGAGATTGACGCCGGCAGCTTCACCTTCAAGGTGGAACTGGAGGACATCCACATGAATGTGGAGGCCCGGCTGGCCGAACTGATCGGCGAGCCGGCCAAGCGCCTGCACACCGGCCGCTCGCGCAACGACCAGGTGGCGACCGATTTCAAGCTGTGGGTGCGCGACGCCATCGACCGGACCATCGCTGGCCTGACCGCCCTCCAGGCCGCCCTGATCGATCTGGCGGAGCAGCACACCGGCACGGTGATGCCCGGCTTCACCCATCTGCAGGCGGCGCAGCCGATCAGCTTCGCCCATCACCTGCTGGCCTATGTCGAGATGTTCGGGCGCGACCGCAGCCGCTTCCGCGACGCCCGCTGCCGGCTGAACGAATGCCCGCTCGGCTCGGCGGCGCTGGCCGGCACCCCCTACCCGATCGACCGCTTCATGACGGCGGAGGCGCTGGGCTTCAACCGGCCGACCGCCAATTCGCTGGACGCGGTGTCCGACCGCGACTTCGCGCTGGAATATCTGTCGGCGGCGTCGATCTGCGCCATGCACCTGTCGCGCTTCGCCGAGGAGATCGTGATCTGGTGCTCCGCCCAGTTCCGCTTCATCAAGCTGTCGGACGCCTTCACCACCGGCTCGTCGATCATGCCGCAGAAGAAGAACCCCGACGCGGCGGAGCTGGTGCGCGCCAAGGCTGGCCGCGTCATCGGTTCGCTGAACAGCCTGCTGATCGCCATGAAGGGCCTGCCGCTGGCCTATTCCAAGGACATGCAGGAGGACAAGGAGCCGGTGTTCGAGGCCGACGACACGCTGGCGCTCTGCATCGCCGCCATGGAAGGCATGGTGCGCGACATGCAGCCGAACGTCCCGGCGATGCGCGAGGCGGCCGACCGCGGCTTCCTGAACGCCACCGACCTCGCCGACTGGCTGGTGCGCGAGCTGGACATGCCCTTCCGCGAGGCGCACCACGTCACCGGCCGCGCCGTGAAGGCGGCGGAGGACCGCCGCGTCGGCCTGACCGACCTGACTCTGGCCGAACTCCAGGCCATCGAACCGCGCATCACCGAAGCCGTCTATCCGGCGCTGAGCATCGAGGCGTCGCTGAACAGCCGCACCAGCTTCGGCGGCCCGGCCCCCGTCCGCGTGCAGGAGGCGGTGAAGGCCGCCCGGGAGCGTTTCCTGTGA